In Raphanus sativus cultivar WK10039 chromosome 5, ASM80110v3, whole genome shotgun sequence, the following proteins share a genomic window:
- the LOC108859941 gene encoding uncharacterized protein LOC108859941, with amino-acid sequence MTTPARNNHASSVQIQEPRTRSPLHPPSPIAFKEQQGRPPSTTQQTIAGKLFRNLFKGLLFSQLTLISLLVIVLTIRGLILASSHHFHPKKWYPPLLASVAVSGVASLAWQCIFIYTPPRAVRATFWLTPILTCSVGILLVLIGSAVDAGVGAVFVLFAITQSLYGCWITPRLEYTDKILSLATAFPPARTREVATLSIFTSVVYSCFLVTGIGGATSTRTSLDLLFISVILISLAWTMQALKNAQQVAISRARYVNFAHGEDMDAWSALHVTVKHLTGSICIGSTLVPIIVLIRGSIRSVNLMSGSSDEVMYTGADCFSTLANKLITCGNRWGFVHVGTYDKGFVEASSDTWKKFRSNNGLEKVIDSDLTSSLCFLSAVSVGAVSSLTAGIWMLLIHKDYAFEVTLYAFIIGYFVGRVALAWLQACVLAYYVAYSEDPQNMRFDGTIPQRIQRLQVLRAHQDNREQHEVGRERRESDESP; translated from the exons ATGACAACACCAGCACGGAACAACCATGCCTCTAGCGTGCAGATTCAAGAACCAAGAACAAGATCTCCTCTTCATCCTCCTTCTCCAATCGCCTTCAAG gaacAACAAGGTAGACCACCTTCCACAACACAACAAACAATAGCAGGAAAACTATTTAGAAACCTCTTCAAGGGTCTCCTCTTCTCACAACTGACCTTAATCTCACTCTTGGTGATAGTCCTCACCATTCGCGGTCTCATCTTAGCAAGTTCACACCATTTCCACCCCAAGAAATGGTATCCTCCTTTACTAGCATCAGTAGCTGTTTCGGGAGTTGCATCTTTAGCCTGGCAATGTATCTTTATCTACACTCCACCAAGAGCAGTCAGAGCAACGTTCTGGCTTACCCCTATACTCACATGCTCGGTCGGTATCTTGCTTGTTCTCATCGGCTCCGCGGTAGATGCAGGGGTCGGTGCTGTATTTGTACTCTTCGCCATTACTCAGTCTCTTTACGGTTGCTGGATCACTCCGAGGCTTGAATACACGGACAAGATATTATCACTCGCCACAGCTTTTCCACCTGCAAGAACCAGAGAAGTAGCCACTTTATCAATCTTCACAAGTGTGGTTTACTCTTGTTTCTTGGTGACTGGCATTGGAGGAGCAACTTCCACTAGAACAAGTCTAGATCTCTTGTTCATATCCGTAATCTTGATAAGCTTAGCATGGACCATGCAAGCTCTCAAGAATGCACAACAAGTTGCTATTTCGCGTGCGAGGTACGTAAACTTTGCACACGGAGAGGATATGGACGCTTGGAGTGCGTTACACGTCACTGTGAAACACTTGACAGGGAGCATCTGCATTGGCTCGACGCTTGTTCCGATCATAGTACTCATCAGAGGATCCATCAGAAGCGTTAATCTAATGTCAGGGAGCAGCGACGAGGTCATGTATACAGGTGCTGACTGCTTCTCCACCCTCGCCAACAAGCTGATCACTTGTGGAAACAGATGGGGCTTTGTACACGTGGGAACCTATGACAAAGGGTTCGTGGAGGCTTCAAGTGACACATGGAAGAAGTTCAGAAGTAACAATGGGTTAGAGAAAGTGATTGATTCGGATCTCACTAGCTCCTTGTGCTTCCTAAGTGCTGTTTCTGTTGGAGCAGTCTCTTCGTTGACCGCAGGAATATGGATGTTGTTGATCCACAAGGACTATGCCTTTGAAGTGACATTATATGCTTTCATTATTGGATATTTTGTG GGAAGGGTAGCTTTGGCGTGGCTACAAGCGTGTGTGTTGGCTTACTATGTAGCTTATTCTGAAGATCCTCAGAACATGCGGTTTGACGGTACGATTCCTCAACGTATTCAGCGTCTTCAGGTGTTAAGGGCTCACCAAGATAACAGGGAGCAGCATGAGGTGGGGAGGGAGAGACGAGAGAGTGATGAGTCTCCATAA